In Elephas maximus indicus isolate mEleMax1 chromosome 7, mEleMax1 primary haplotype, whole genome shotgun sequence, the following proteins share a genomic window:
- the LOC126079005 gene encoding olfactory receptor 52N2-like: MSGANSSSLTPGFFILNGVPGLEAAHIWISLPFCFMYIIAVVGNCGLIYLISHEEALHRPMYYFLALLSFTDVALCTTTVPNMLCIFWFDLKEIDFNACLVQMFFVHMLTGMESGVLMLMALDRYVAICYPLHYATILTNPVITKAGLATFLRSVMLIMPFTFLTKHLPYCRGNFIPHTYCDHMSVAKLSCGNYKANAIYGLLAALLIGGFDMFCISVSYTMILRTVVSLSSADARHKAFSTCTSHICAIVITYVPALFTIFTHRFGGQNIPHHVHIIIANLYLMLPPTLNPIVYGVKTKQIQEGVMKLFFTEENVLMK, translated from the coding sequence ATGTCTGGGGCCAACAGCTCCAGCCTGACCCCAGGGTTTTTTATCTTGAATGGTGTCCCTGGACTGGAAGCTGCACACATCTGGATCTCCCTGCCATTTTGCTTCATGTACATCATCGCTGTGGTGGGGAACTGTGGGCTCATCTACCTCATCAGCCATGAGGAGGCTCTGCACAGGCCCATGTACTATTTCCTAGCCCTGCTGTCCTTCACTGATGTTGCCTTGTGCACCACCACTGTACCCAATATGCTCTGCATATTCTGGTTCGACCTCAAGGAGATTGACTTTAATGCCTGCCTAGTCCAGATGTTTTTTGTACACATGTTGACTGGGATGGAGTCTGGGGTGCTCATGCTCATGGCACtggaccgctatgtggccatctgttacCCCTTGCATTATGCCACCATCCTCACCAACCCTGTCATCACCAAGGCTGGTCTTGCCACCTTTCTGAGGAGTGTGATGCTCATCATGCCATTTACCTTCCTCACCAAGCACCTACCCTACTGCCGGGGCAACTTCATTCCTCACACTTATTGTGACCACATGTCTGTGGCCAAACTGTCTTGTGGCAATTACAAGGCCAATGCTATTTATGGTCTCTTGGCAGCTCTCCTGATTGGGGGTTTTGATATGTTTTGTATCTCAGTGTCTTACACGATGATCCTGAGGACGGTGGTGAGTTTGTCATCTGCAGATGCTCGTCACAAGGCCTTCAGCACCTGTACCTCCCACATATGTGCTATTGTCATCACATATGTTCCAGCCTTATTCACTATTTTTACTCACCGTTTTGGGGGACAAAACATTCCCCACCATGTCCATATCATTATTGCTAATCTCTATTTGATGTTGCCTCCTACCCTGAACCCCATTGTTTATGGAGTCAAGACCAAGCAGATCCAGGAAGGAgttatgaaattattttttacgGAGGAAAATGTCTTGATGAAATAA